From the Methanobacterium sp. BAmetb5 genome, the window TTCTTTTTTTTTATTTTTATGTGTTTTTCTGCATTTGATTACTTAAATCATTATTAATGGTGTTTTTAAACGGATTATAAATTAGGATTGATCATTTTAGGTAATCTATTTTATTTAGGCTATTTTTCTGCATTTTTTTTATCTACATTAGGAGTGAATTTGGGTGTAATTTTTAGGGAACTCCGGGAGAAGTGGAATAAAAAACGGGGGAAATGAGGTTAAATTCTGGAATAACTATTTTTAAAGGTTTAAACTACTGTTATATTACAAATAGCATGAAGTTATCTAAAAGGAGGTAGTTTGAAAAGTTAATGGTTAAACAGTGAGTTTAAAGATCAGATGTCCTGATGAAAGTTGGTTAAAAATAAGTGAAAAAAATCAACTCCGATTATGCCGCCTCACTATTCCAACTGGAGGGACATTTTATTAATAATAAACATAGAGATTGCAGGCTTAAATTCAATTAATATGAAAAAATAAAGATTAAAATGGATTATTTTGCTAAATTGATTTAATTATTTGTATAAAATGAAATTTATCGTATAGAACGGGTGATTAATTTGTCATTTATTAAACTCATGGCCAAAAATCCCTTCAGGAATAAAGCTCGCCTGGCACTGGCAGTTATAGGGATTGCTATTGGGATAGCAACTATCGTGGCTTTGGGAATGGTTACGGAAGGACTCAAGGTAAGTATTGAAGAACAGTTGAAAACTGGTGGGGCCGACTTCGTGGTTATGAAAAACACCACTTCAGAATCATCATCAGGAACTTACTCCATAAAAAACAGTCGAGTAGATGAAATAAGTAAAATAAATGGAGTTAAACAGGCAGCAGGCGTTTATATTAGTAGCAGAACCATAGATGGTACTCAACTGGGTTTGGCGGGAATCAGATCCCAAGATCTGAACATGTTGGGGGCTAAAATGATAGGGGGAACTGCGTATTCAGATGATAAAAATGAAGTAGTACTGGGTAAACTGGCTGCTGAGAAGTTAAACAAGAGAGTAGGAGACACATTGACCTTTAACGGCAATAAATACACCATAACTGGAATATTTGAAACCGGAAATAAGGATCTGGATTCTGTGGGTGGATTGTCCCTGGAAAAACTCCAGGCCCTGGATGAAAATGAAGGAAAAGTGGACATGATCTACGTGAAGATCAACAGTGGTGCTGATTTAAAAACAGTCTCTCAATCAGTGGAAAAAGCATATCCTGGGGAGTTAACCACCATATCATCAATTGAGGATTTCCAAAAAGCTGATGACAGTTTACAAATGGTAGAAACCGCATCAATGGCAATTTCCCTCCTGGCTATCGTAATTGGTGGAATAGGTATTATAAACACCATGATCATGTCTGTATTCGAGAGAACCAGGGAGATAGGAGTCCTTAAAGCCGTGGGATGGAAGAGCAAGAGAATTCTTTCCATGATACTGGGAGAATCCATCGTACTGACCATACTAGCTGCTATTGTAGGAATAATTCTGGGAGTTATTGGAATTGAAGTCATTATAAACCTTTCAGCAACTCCTTTAGAACTAATATTCACTCCTGCCCTGGCTTTAAAGGCACTGGGCATCGCCATATTTGTTGGAGTAATTGGAGGATTATATCCTGCTATAAGGGCCAGTAGACTACCACCAACGGAGGCCTTGCGCTATGAATAATGGAAACATTGTGGAAATAAAAAATCTGGAAAAAAGTTACGATAAAGGTAGGATAAAGGCTTTGAATGGAATTGACCTGGAAATAGGAAAGGGAGAATTTGTATCCATCATTGGCCCCTCAGGTTCAGGTAAATCCACTCTGCTCAACATGATCGGTGCACTGGACACCGCCGATGCTGGTTCCATAAATGTTGCCGGGAATGATCTGAGAAAAATGAAGGATCTAAGTGCCTTCCGTTCCCAGAAGATGGGCTTCATCTTCCAGTTACACAACCTCATCCCCAACCTCACTGTACTGGAGAATGTACTCATCCCCATGTACGGAACGGGACGCAAGAACAATCAGATGATTGATCGGGCCATGGAGGTTCTAAAATACGTGAAATTACAGGATAAAGTTTCCAGAAAACCCACGGAACTATCCGGGGGAGAAAGGCAAAGAGTGGCCATTGCCCGTGCCCTGGCTAACCAACCTTCCATTATACTGGCTGATGAGCCAACCGGTTCTCTGGACTCAAAAAACGGGGAAATGATCCTTCAACGCCTTAAAGAACTCCATGAAAAGGAAAAAGTAACCCTGATCATGGTAACCCACGACATGAAGGTGGCCTCCATGGCCGAGAGAACCATTGAGGTCCTGGACGGAGAAATTCAGACCTGATTTTAAAATTTACCCGATGAATACGAGGGGGGTTTAATCCTCCTCCCCCTGGTTTAAAATTATTATTAGATGAAATGGAGTGAAAAGAAAATGGACCTATACAAACTGGCATTTAACAATATTAGAAGAAGAAAACTCAGAAGTGCCCTGACCATGCTGGGAATAATCATTGGCGCGGCCACTCTCATGGTGCTTCTGGGAGTAACTGCAGGTACAACCACGGCTATTAAGGATGAAACCAATTCTTATATGTATGATATAGCTATTTCTCCTGAATCAACCACGGGAACCTTATTAATGGATACAGACACGATATCCAAGATCCGAAATATGCCCCAACTGTATGACTTCCGGGAGGTAACCCTCTTATCCGAGGAAATAAATGGCACTCGATTATTCTTCGAAGGAACCAACAACTGGAAAGATGTTAAGATCATAAACGGTACTGAAGGAGTAGTAATCAACCAGGCAGTGGCTGATAAATTTGGTTATGGTATTGGGAGTAAAATAAAGGTTAAAGATCAAGAATTAACAGTGACCGGGGTATCTAAAGAAGTTACAGCCCTCTACGTTCACATAAACCAGGACCGGGCCAAACAGATCGCCGGTAACCGGGTGGGTGCCATCTACGCCCAGACCAATGGAGACCCTAAAACCGTAGCTGACGAGGTGGAAAAACAGGTAACTGGAGTTTCCGCAGTAACCAAATCAGATAAAGTGGAAGAAGTTCAAGAAATGACCAACCAAGCCCTGATATTCATGGGAATCATAGCCAGCATGGCCCTCCTGGTGGGAATCATCAGTGTGATCAACACCATGCTCATCAGTGTTATGGAACGAACCAGGGAACTAGGGGTTCTAAAGGCAATAGGATTCACTAACTGGGAAATAAAGGGAAGCATCCTATTTGAATCAGGTATTCTGGGATTTATAGGAGGATTAATCGGAGTTACTCTGGGAATTATAGGAATCATAGCCATTGCTAATGTCCTGAATCTGGAAGACTACATGGCAGGGATGATGCCTGTCTGGCTGGTTTTAGGTATTATTGGTGGTGCTACCGTTCTAAGCATACTGGCTGGGCTTTATCCGTCCATGAAAGCTTCAAAACTGGAAGTAGTGGAGGCGTTAAGAAATGACTAACCATGTACTTGAATTTGAAAACGTTTGGAAAACTTATTCCATGGGGGATGCCGAGGTAAACGCCCTGGCCGGATTAAATCTGGTCCTGAAGGAAGGTTCCTTCACCGCAGTAATGGGGCCTTCAGGTTCGGGTAAATCCACCTTCCTCCACGTGTCCGGGATACTGGACACCCCTACCAGGGGTTTGTTCCGGATAAACGGCAGGCAAACCAGTGAACTATCCCTAAAAGAACAGGCACTCCTTAGGAGGAATGAAATTGGCTTCGTATTCCAGAGATTCAACCTACTATCCCAGCTTTCTGCCCTGGAGAATGTCATGCTCCCCATGATCAACAAGGATTCTGAAAAGGCCATGGGGATCCTGGATAAAATGGGCCTGGAAGATAAGTACCACAAACGTCCCACACAGTTATCTGGAGGAGAACAGCAGCGCGTGGCTATATCTAGAGCCCTTATCAATGATCCTTCGCTGATACTGGCTGATGAACCCACCGGGGAACTGGACACCGACAATGCCCAGTCCATTATGCAGATACTCCAGGATCTAAACCGTAAGGCTGGAGTGAGCATTGTGGTGGTAACCCACAACCCGGCATCCGCCAGTTTTGCCGATGAGATCATCAACATGAGGGATGGTAAAATACTCCAATAAAGAAAAATTAGTGGTGATAATTGTAAATACAATTATCTCCCCCATTTTATTTAACATCTGTCTCATTAATCCACTATTAGCGATTTAAACTATTTTTATGGTGTTTGATAACATGTATCTTGATTTATTTCCCTTAACTTATCTGGAAAACGTCCTCTCAGGGGGACTGGCGAGTTTAGGAATAATTTTCCCCTCATCCATAAATACTTCCCATTTATTAGCCAGTACCATGAATGCTCTGCTGGCCCTGGCCATATTCAATATCTATTCCCATCCCCAAGAAGAGGAAAGCCTATTTAAAACAGCTATGAAGGTATTTGCTTTACTTTTCATGATTCAAAATCTCTTATTTGCCCTGTATTTCCTGCTCAATCCTCCGGATATTCTCCATACTCCAGTCACTCCCCTAGTCTTCCTGGCCTTTGAGTTCATACTATTGGCTTTAGTACTAAAGTCTGCACTAAAGGAACGTTTGCAAACCTAGATACGCTCTAACGATATAAAAATATTGAAAAAATAATATTAACCACCCGGGACAATCATTTCTAAGGCTTAAATTTATTTTCTTAAGGGGAGAAAATGATTGAACTTAGAAAAACCACAATGGAAGACAGAAAAAGAGCCTATGAGTGGTTGTATCATTCTGATTTTTCAGATTTTTTAAATAAACTGCCCGGGGTCAAGGAAGAGGAAATTCCCTCCTACCCAGAATTCACAGCAGATTATGAGGATTACTTTTTTGACGGTTCCCACCCCGAAAAAGGACGGTGTTACGTGATAGTATGCACCAGTAATGGAAAAAAGGAAGACATAGGAATTATATCCTACACTTCCTTTCATTTGCGGGATAAAATCACTGAATTTGACATCTGGTTAAAAGGCAATTGCTACACTGGCCATGGTTTCGGAACCCAGGCAATACAAATACTTACGAGCATAGTTAAAGGGTTAGGATATGAAAAAGTAATTATCCGTCCTTCAAAATACAATAAACGGGCCATTAAATCCTACCAAAAGGCTGGATTTGTAGAAGAAGAATTAAAAGCTGAACACTATTATCTCAGTGAATACATACCCCAGTTCAGTGACGGGGATTATGGTCCTGGTGGGGATGTTTTCATGGTGTTATCATTGTGATTGAGGAACTCCCATTGTATTTTAAAATTTAGGGATGATATTAGAGTAATTTAACAAGGGGGAGAGGACTTGATTTAATGGGGCATATTTATCATTTCTGCATTCTAAGAAGGAAGGGGCTTAACTTATGGTTCTTCTATTTTTTCCATTAAGGTGGAAGAGATCTGGAATAAACCTGGAACTGATCCTGAAGGGAACTGGAAAAATCTTTTTATTATAAATAAATCTCATTTTAGCTATCAATTGATAAAAAATGTTCAATTAATGAGTTTTAATTTGTTCACTCGTTATTTTGAACTACAAATCTTTAAAAAGCTAGAACGAGGTGTATTATGAATTATGCAATTGAGACCAGCCATCTCACCCGGACGTACGGTGATTTTAAAGCAGTGGATGATCTTAGGATCAAGGTTCCGGCAGGAAAGGTGTACGGTTTTTTAGGAAGGAATGGCTCCGGTAAAACCACAACCATAAGGATGATAATGGGACTTATAAAGCCAGATAATGGAAATATTAAAATTTTTGGCCAAGAAATCGGTAGAAACCGCAGTGAATACTTGGCGGATATTGGAACTATAATAGAAACTCCAGGATTTTATCCCAACCTCTCTGCATTTGAAAACCTCAAGATAACTGCTAAAATGTTCAAAGCTCCTGAAGAAAGAATAAATGGGGCATTGGGGACAGTGGGTCTAAGTGGATATCCCGGTATTGACCGTAAAAAAGTGGGTAAATTCTCTCTGGGGATGAAACAACGTTTGGGAATAGCCAATGCTCTTGTACATTCCCCTCGCATACTCATACTCGATGAACCAACTAATGGTCTTGACCCGGCAGGGATAATGGAAATGCGGAAGTTAATCCGCCACCTATCTCAATCCATGGGCATAACTATTTTTGTTTCCAGCCATCTGCTTCTGGAAGTTCAGCAAATCGCCGATTATATTGGAATTATTGATCAGGGGAAGTTGATTCGGGAAGGCAGTATCAATATGTTTGATATTAATGAACAAAGCTTCTTGGTTTTGGAAACTGACAAATCACAGAAAACCAGTCAATTAATAGAATCTTTAGGTTATGATTATGAAAAAACAGATAGTGGGTTTAAAATATTCTGCAATCGTGAAGAAAATGTTATTATAAATAAAAAACTGGTGGGTAATCAAATAAACGTTTACA encodes:
- a CDS encoding ABC transporter permease; amino-acid sequence: MINLSFIKLMAKNPFRNKARLALAVIGIAIGIATIVALGMVTEGLKVSIEEQLKTGGADFVVMKNTTSESSSGTYSIKNSRVDEISKINGVKQAAGVYISSRTIDGTQLGLAGIRSQDLNMLGAKMIGGTAYSDDKNEVVLGKLAAEKLNKRVGDTLTFNGNKYTITGIFETGNKDLDSVGGLSLEKLQALDENEGKVDMIYVKINSGADLKTVSQSVEKAYPGELTTISSIEDFQKADDSLQMVETASMAISLLAIVIGGIGIINTMIMSVFERTREIGVLKAVGWKSKRILSMILGESIVLTILAAIVGIILGVIGIEVIINLSATPLELIFTPALALKALGIAIFVGVIGGLYPAIRASRLPPTEALRYE
- a CDS encoding ABC transporter ATP-binding protein, whose translation is MNNGNIVEIKNLEKSYDKGRIKALNGIDLEIGKGEFVSIIGPSGSGKSTLLNMIGALDTADAGSINVAGNDLRKMKDLSAFRSQKMGFIFQLHNLIPNLTVLENVLIPMYGTGRKNNQMIDRAMEVLKYVKLQDKVSRKPTELSGGERQRVAIARALANQPSIILADEPTGSLDSKNGEMILQRLKELHEKEKVTLIMVTHDMKVASMAERTIEVLDGEIQT
- a CDS encoding FtsX-like permease family protein — its product is MDLYKLAFNNIRRRKLRSALTMLGIIIGAATLMVLLGVTAGTTTAIKDETNSYMYDIAISPESTTGTLLMDTDTISKIRNMPQLYDFREVTLLSEEINGTRLFFEGTNNWKDVKIINGTEGVVINQAVADKFGYGIGSKIKVKDQELTVTGVSKEVTALYVHINQDRAKQIAGNRVGAIYAQTNGDPKTVADEVEKQVTGVSAVTKSDKVEEVQEMTNQALIFMGIIASMALLVGIISVINTMLISVMERTRELGVLKAIGFTNWEIKGSILFESGILGFIGGLIGVTLGIIGIIAIANVLNLEDYMAGMMPVWLVLGIIGGATVLSILAGLYPSMKASKLEVVEALRND
- a CDS encoding ABC transporter ATP-binding protein, encoding MTNHVLEFENVWKTYSMGDAEVNALAGLNLVLKEGSFTAVMGPSGSGKSTFLHVSGILDTPTRGLFRINGRQTSELSLKEQALLRRNEIGFVFQRFNLLSQLSALENVMLPMINKDSEKAMGILDKMGLEDKYHKRPTQLSGGEQQRVAISRALINDPSLILADEPTGELDTDNAQSIMQILQDLNRKAGVSIVVVTHNPASASFADEIINMRDGKILQ
- a CDS encoding GNAT family N-acetyltransferase, whose amino-acid sequence is MIELRKTTMEDRKRAYEWLYHSDFSDFLNKLPGVKEEEIPSYPEFTADYEDYFFDGSHPEKGRCYVIVCTSNGKKEDIGIISYTSFHLRDKITEFDIWLKGNCYTGHGFGTQAIQILTSIVKGLGYEKVIIRPSKYNKRAIKSYQKAGFVEEELKAEHYYLSEYIPQFSDGDYGPGGDVFMVLSL
- a CDS encoding ABC transporter ATP-binding protein, producing MNYAIETSHLTRTYGDFKAVDDLRIKVPAGKVYGFLGRNGSGKTTTIRMIMGLIKPDNGNIKIFGQEIGRNRSEYLADIGTIIETPGFYPNLSAFENLKITAKMFKAPEERINGALGTVGLSGYPGIDRKKVGKFSLGMKQRLGIANALVHSPRILILDEPTNGLDPAGIMEMRKLIRHLSQSMGITIFVSSHLLLEVQQIADYIGIIDQGKLIREGSINMFDINEQSFLVLETDKSQKTSQLIESLGYDYEKTDSGFKIFCNREENVIINKKLVGNQINVYNLKSVSKTLEERFLGITKSQEVVI